In Drosophila miranda strain MSH22 chromosome XR, D.miranda_PacBio2.1, whole genome shotgun sequence, the genomic window TATCCACCACTGGCATGTCGCTGATGATCTCGATCTTCGTCAGCTCGTCCAGCTTCAGGGGTGCTGCACTCAGGTCTCCCCCAATGGAGGGCGGTCGCCGCGTCTCCGTCTGGATGTTGTCCCGGATGTTCACGATGTTGTGCTCCTGCGCGATCTGCTCTAGCTCGGCCACAGCCTCGGCCAGGGGATCCATGGGCGTGGTGACCGTGGTGTTCTGATAGGGACTCTTTATCTGCTGGAAATCCGATTCCAGGAGGAACGAGGGACGCACTGCATCGCCGCCAAAGCGGGACACGTCGATGGGTCGATTCTGGGGCAGCACGTCGCCGGGCAGCTGGTTCTCCTTGTTGGCATCGCTTGGACGCATGTAATCCGGCGACAACGGAGGCCTGGCATTGCGGAAGTCCTGCTGCGAGGGAGCCGGAGACGCCTGGTGCGAGGGAAACAGTGGCTGCTGATCGGCCAGTCCGGGACTTGGTGTGGCCGCAATCAGATTCAGTTGGGGCGGCTGCAGCGATCCCGGCAGAATGGTGGCCTGGAAGAGATCCGCATTGGAGGCTCGTCGACTGGCGCTGGCCGAACGCTGGCCACCCTGACGTCCGGTTCCAGGAGCGTTCGGTATATTGATGTCCGCACAGTAGAGATCCATCTTGGAGTTGCCCGCCGAAATGCGACGCAGCGAGGTGCCACTGCGCATGGACACGGTGTCGGGGAAGCGTCCAACGCTGCCCGACGACAGGCCGCCCATCGACAGCTGTCGGCGACCTGCGGCCATGAAGGATGATCCACCCGGATCCGGTTCGGTGGCATCCGAAATGCTGCGCACCACCAGTCCCCGGGAACGGGCCGTCTGCTCCAGCTCCGGATAACGTTCCATGAAGCTCAGATCCACCGATTGGGCAGCCACATCCGCATGACTCACGACCTCAAAACTGTGCGTGGACAGATCGTCGCGGGGGAAACTGGTGTTCAGATTTACATTCTGATGCAGGTGCAGGAACTGGTCCTGGTCGCTGTGGTGGCCCTGCCGTGAGCCTGGCCGCGAATCCACGGGATTGATGCGCTCCGGCAGCAGGGATTCGGACTGAAAGTACTGGCAGGCACAGCGTACGTCCAGGGAGGCGCCGCTGGCACTCTCCACCCGCGACACAAAGTGCTTCTTCTCGGCGGGCAGAGCGCCCACCGAGGCGGAGCGGCGGGAATTTAGCATGATCTccgagtgagagagagagagagagaaatgaCAGCTGTTGCTGGTTACTTATTCACTTGGCCCCCGGTCGGAATCCGTATCCGTCCCTCTGTccgctgctcctcctcctctcgTACTTTTTGTGTCTtttattcgtttatttttTGTTCGCTTTTGTCGTCTTGTCGTCGTTCGTGGTGGTCGGTGGCTATTTTTAAGCACCACCAGAGCATGAGCCAGCGCCGCCGTTGGACATTGAATTTATTTTCTGCCCGAATCAGCTCAAAAATTCTTTGCCCAGCCTCTGAGGAATTTTGTGGCTCTTGCAACCAGAGTTCCGAACTTTACTTCAGGGCTAAGAACCATCCACCCTTTGGGGCGGGTGACCTTTCTGAATGGAATTCACGTTTTGGGGGTACTGTTATTGAGAGATTCTTTCGATTTTTGTGCTGTTTTGCGGTGGGTCCCGTtctgtggtgtggtgtgtggttTGTGCGACGCGACGCGACCGTGTCTACATCGTTGCGATTTTCGGCCAGGACTGAGAGCTTTTTGGTTTTTGCGCGACACAGATTTTCCTCAGCGAAAATTCTTGTTCGAAAGATGAAAatgtttttttcttcttttaaAATTAGCAAAAACACAGACACAAACACGAATCGAGAAATGAACAGACACGCACGCACAGACACGACTACGCGATGACGGATTAGGCAATTGCATTTGTGTGTTTGCCATACTGTTGTACTGTTATACTGTTATACTCTTGTTCTGTCATACTGTGGCCTGATCAGACATGCAGACAGGCAGCAGGAGGAGTACATAGCCGCAGCAATTAGTTCTGTAGTTCTGTTCTGCACTTTCATGTTCTATTTTAGAGGCTGCCTCTGCTCTGCCTGCCGGAAATCTTCTTGTCATTCGTTGACCTTTAGATCTCTAAATATACTGTACACACTGTACgtacatacatgtgtacaCATAATCCCAATCGATCACCATTCGATGTTTAGATGTCGGACTTATCCAGATACGgagctacatacatatgtttcATTTAGAGGCGTGGTCTCCAGCTTTAAAAGTACGTAGTTTTTATATGATTTATggtttatatatgtatttatgtgtgtgtgtatggctTATCCCAGTTATGCAACCCAACCCCCCCTTTCACCTTAGGAAATTCATTCATTTATTGGAACCAACACCAACATTTGCgggacaacaacaacaagtggtggggggggggggggggggggggggggagacgGACGGCACACAGTACATGGAGGCCTTACCTTAGGTCTATATCATAAAAGCCACCTTCATTGGGAGCCCTCTACCAAAACTTGTTAGTATCACcgccgctgcagcagcagcagagtgTCCAGCGGGAAGGACCTCTCCACCAAGAGGATCTGTGTTTGCGGATTGGTCCTGCTACTGGTATTGGGTTTGTTGTGGTGTGGTCTGTGTAGTGGTAGTGGTAGTCTTGGTAGTACTGTGGTGCTGGTGCATTCGTGTGTTTGGTGGTGCCTCGATCTCGATTTCGGTTTCGATTTCGAAAGCGTCTGCGCTGGCCACCTCCCGGCAAGAGGGTTAGTAACAGTTTCATGAGCAGGGCAAACAGGTTAGACTCTCTGCAAGATTGGGTTAGAGCAACAACAGCACCGTTTGGATTGGTTGGAAGGTTGGTGCCGAGTGTTAGTGTCAGGCGTTTGGGGATGCTTCTGGGGATTGGTCCATCACTTACCTCTCGCTCTTCCATTTGGCCGCATTGGCGGCTGCCTCTAGCACGGCTTCGGGCAGCTCGATGTCCTCGCGATGGGGCTCGGCCTCGTCTTCCACATGCGAGAAGGTCACCTTCTTGTCCGAAGGCGCCGGCGAGGCTTCCTTCTTGAGCGCGGGACGCAGGTCGGCGACCTCCATCGGCTCGATGTCGCTCTCCTCGGCCACGGGTGACAGCTGTGCCAGGCGGGCTCGCTCCTCGTCCGACGAGGTCGAGTCTATGGAGGAGAGCGGGGCCAGGAGGGCTCCAGACTTGCCGGAACCGGCAACCGCCGAGGCCACCTGCTCCTCCTCACTGCTGCCCATGCGATCCAGGGGTACTGCCTTGGCGGCCTCAATGTCATCGATGGCCATATGGTCCTGACGCGTCAGCGACTTTTTGAGGGCGTCCAGCTCAATGATGGACTGCTGATCCACCAGTTCGGGTGTTTGGTGCCCAATCTCCTCATAGACATGCTCCCGACGGAGTCGTGGGGTCTTCTTGGGAGGAGACTCTGTGCCATCGCCATCCGCAGTTGTCCCATCTTCAATTTTCTCCTCCTGCGGCTCTGTGACCTCCAGAGCGGGTGCATCGGTCTCAGTCTTTGCCACGGGCAGCTCAATGATCTCATCCGGCTGGGGGACACTCCCTGCTGCCGCACTGGTGCTGGGCATATCCTCGCGCTGCTCCTGCTCGAGCTCCTCCTTGTTGCGCTTGCGACAGGGCGACTCATCGTACTCGACCAGCTCGAGGATGTCGTCCGAGTCCTGTTTTTCGATAAAGTGCGGAATCTCGCCGCGGTCCGACTTGGGCGAGGCCTTCAGCTTCATGATCTTCTGCTGCTCGCCCAAGACGATCTTCTCGTCCTTCTTCAGGGTGATGCGCTTGATGTTCAGGCGCTTCTTCTGCCTCTCGGCCAGACTCTTCAGCTTCTTCATGATGTCGAAGCTCTGCTTGGCCTTCGGTTTGGAGCTCTTCGGGGGCTTCTCTGTATTCGGGATAAGAGATCCCGGCGGCGGGGCTAGTTCGTGGAGGCTGTTCTGCCGGCTGGGATTGGCAGAGGTGCCTGGCAGCGACTGGGCGTCCTCGTGGGTGCGTCCGCTGCGCCTGCGCCGGATGATGTCGCGGATGTGGGCCAGGCGACTGGTCTTGCGCGGCTTGTTGTGGCCTCCGACGGCGAGCACAGAGTCGGACACACAGGAGATGCACTCGCTGAGGGCGTCCTCGTTGTGGGTCTCGCGCTCTGACTCGGACTCGGCCTCCGAGTCGGACTCCTCGCTGCTGTCCTCGGAGGTGTGGGCTAGCGCCTCGTCCTCGGAGAGGTCCTGTATATAGCGCTCGGTCTCCTTGACCAGCACCTGCTCGTCGTAGCGCACCTTCTTCAGGGACTTGGGCGATTCGGACTTGAATCGCAGCTCCTGGGACTTGCGCAGGAGCAGCACAATCTCCGGCTGCTCGTCGGGTCCCAGGGGACGCTTGTACAGATGCGTCCACGGATAGCCGCCCTGCGGGAGGAACACGGATCAGACAAAAGGAGGAGGACTGGCTGGTGTGGCCACTTACCCGCTCTCTGGCTCGTCGAAGATCCTCCCAGCGATAGGTCTGGAGCGGAATTGGCGGCTTGTCCTGGCTGCTGTGCAGCAGATACTTCTTCAGCGACTGATAATACTCCCTTTTGCAGTCCGCTGAGAGTCGTTGGGCATCCGTCTCGGTCTCCCCTGCCGCGTTCTGTTCGATTTGTGGCAGCGAGTCGATAAACTCCTTCCGCTGCTGTTCCTCGGCCTCGGTCTTGGGCGTGGGCACCTCCACGAGCTTTAGCTCGTTGGCTGCGTGTCTCAGTGGCCTGGGCTCCTCCTCCGGCTCCGGCAGCTCCAACACAATCTCCGCCTGCGGCTTGTTCTTGAGGATGCTGGTCAGCTCGTTCAGCTGCACCTCCACCTGCTGGGATAGCGAGCTGAGCTCGTCGCGATCGCGCTTCACCTGACTGTCGTGCTCAGTCTTGGCCTCGTCTACATCTTTGCTCAGGGTTTCAATTAGCTCGCGCTCGATCTCATCCACCAGCTGCTCGGCGGTGCGACGCACTAGCTCCGAAGGGGGGGCCGTCTCGTCTACCTTGGGGATTTGTTGCAGGGCCTGCTCGATCTCATCGACCAGCTGCTCGGCGGTCCGACGCACTGCCTCCGACGGGGTGGCCGTCTCGTCTACCTCGGCGATTTGATGCGGCGGCGCTAGAGTCTGAATGGCCTGCTTGGTCTTGGCCCCGGCTGGTTCCACCTCGATCACAGACGCGGCATCGTCTGTCCCGACCTTggatgtgccctgctgcagcTCCTGCTCAAAGGGCGTCAGCTCCCTGATGCCCACTCCGCTGCCCTGGCCCACAACGTTCTCGATGAGGTGGGACTCAAAGTCCAGCAGATGCGACCCTCCCGGAGTGGTGGGCACTGACAGCACGGGATGGCTGCCCAGCGAGGAGTTGGCTTCACTGTGGTGGTTGTTGCTCTCGAGGGCCAACCTCAGGGCGGCGGCCTTGCTCTGCCTGTCCTGCAGTTGGGAATCGTCGGCGATGCCGTTGATCAGCAGAATGGTCGGCTGCTCAGCTCCAGATCCAGGTGCGGAGCCGGGTAGCGACACTGCGGGATGGCaaggagaaagagagagagaaagatcaTGAGATCGGTTCAAGACTCAGGTGTTTTCACAGTGCAACAGGTGCTAAAAATATCAGCAAAAGCAAACGAGACGAGACTCTAGACAAGAAGACAATAAACCACTGCCACCACATTCGGATTACATAAGATGATATGATGCTCTCCCagagaacaaaaaaaagagagagtgGGGGCGAGTAATGGAATGGAcaagagatggagagagacaacaacaacaacaacaacaacaacaacaacaacaataaattTTCGCAGTACTATTTCGATATCGAAATCAATTTTCGACCAGCACAGCACTCGACTGCAATTACGAAATCCGAAATCCGTAATCCGGGAATTACTTACATATTTCCCctaccaaaaaaaaagtgttcTTTCCAGGGGGGATACACGGACGCGGATACGAATACTCCTGCGATCCCTGCGGTTCGTTAGTTTTCGTTAAGTGTTTCGTTGCTTCGTGTTTCTTTTATATTGAAATAAAATCAATCGAATACTCGTTTATATAGCAGTGCTTTAGTGCTCTTTGCGATGCTTTCCTCACAAATAAATATCTTCAGCGCAACGCAATTCGCGGGAACAGTACGGTACACGAGCCGTGCATTGAAATTGTCCGGGGCCGACTGGCCCGTCCGATTCGCTTTTCGCCAGGCAGAGGCCCCGCATAGAAAAAACCCGACGGTCGAGAGACTAATTTTCTTGCCTTGTGTTTGGGTTTTAAAATACTTATGCTTAACAATTTTCACCATTGAAATTCGTTGCTCTTTACTCTACTCTACTCTACTCTGCTGCTCTCCCTCTCGCCTTTCCCGGTCGTTCTCCGCCTTTTGTTTTGTCGTAAACAATTTGCAGTTTAGTTTTTACACACACATGCTCGTAATATTGCCATTACCTTTAATCTAGATTCTAGAGCACCGTTGATAAACAAGAGCGCACTGCGCCCAAGCAATCCGCCAAAAAACAACTGAAAAATCTGATTTCATTTTCATGTGTGCCCGATTTCCCAGAGATTTCTGTTTTACATTCAACAAATTATTGTTTGCTTATAGATGGTATTCATACatgcatgtatgtacacaCAGACCTGCTTATGTATGCACACATGTTTGTCTGTACTGGAACTAACGTAATCACATGAACAATTACAAGCTCACGAAACCAAATTGTTTGTACAAAGCAGAAATTTGTTTTCCGTTACGCCTTTggatctggatctggatctgTCTGGGGGTGAATGAAAGAGCTTTACGGTAACTACTAGATAAACAGCCCTAGACAACACACACTACATATTCATGATGAGTATCTTATGCTCACGATACACCATGcaaacatatgtacacacCCTCAAATTATGCATATTTATTCCGAGAGTCTATAATTTGATTTGATCATGCCCATGATTGATCATTCCTCGTAATGGATTGTCTGAGGTAAGAAAGTTGGATCATTTATGTGCCTTTAGACTGTGACCTCATAGCGAAAACTTGAGTGTTTATTTCTAAATAAGTTCTGCAGATAATATATACATAGAGAAATAGTTGAATTTTCAATGATCGTCAGTCGAAAAAGACTTTAAAAGATGTGCCTAAACCCATCACATGCTTTTCACCTGCAAGTGTTTAGGATTCTTCTTTCTTCAAATCCATAACCTATGACCAAATACAGAACATAAATCTGCAAGTACGAATATACTGTACCATAAAGTCATAATTTTTGAATAGCTGAATATCTTATTAATGAACGAAGCCCCTTCTGCGGTCATAGTTATTGATAATTTATTGGTTATTTTGCGACTGATGGGACGATATAGATTCCTTCAAATTTTTGCTATTCCGTTCTTTTTCCATTCACCTTATCAAGTCTTCACTGTAGCAGCTGATTTGGCCATGTATGAAGTACATATGAGGATAAATTTACCATCACAATTCGAGCGTAACTGCTGTGCTGCGACTTGCCTTACATGGtgggctgcctgcctgccactcGTTTGCAGTTGAGTGGATTTGCCAGGCACTTTTCCTCAAAAGTAACTTTTCATATATGCAAAATTGACAACTGGCTGCCATTCCTCCTCCCATTCACCCGGAAAATGGAAATCAATTCCGAATCATAGACAAGTTCATGAACATTGTGGCAGTTGAACTTTGCAACAGAATGTGTCCGCAGATGGAGAGGGGAAGGGAGAGCGATGGAGACCGATAGAGAGCAGCACTCTGCGGGGCACACGTAACGCTCTATAAATAGTCGTACTCCATGTAATCGGCCTAGGAACGAACCATTACCCTGCTGGTCATTACACATTTGTCAATTGACGGGCTGGCACTGGGAGCTCGACACCGACCCCGACCCTGCCACCGCATTGCGTAACATGCAAATCAATTAAACGTGGGGCCCGCGACTCCAATCACTCACCGTAATTGCCGGCCACACTGAGGAAAACATAAACCATACTCGAAGGAACTTTAGGAGTTTGGTTAGATATAgattaaatacaaaaaataacaaaaaaaataataatttggAAAATTAAACCGAAAAAAAAGAGTAAAACTACGGCCGGGCGTCTCTTGAGCTTCACATGTTCGACGTCTAATCGCGTTTTGAATACTagcaaaaatacaaaaaaactaTCTGCGCTGAAAACAAAAACTAGCTGCGATGCCAACTGCGGCTGCGGGCAGAGACagacacagagacagagacattACGTGGACAGAGACGGAGACGTCGCTGACTACGTTTGACGTTGCTCTCGAAATGCCAAATGCTGATTGAAAGGCGAGAGAAACGGgagagagccagagccagaggcaggggcagagacagtgacagtgacagcgtctcctcttcctcctccatGGGGCTGGTTGGCTGGctgactggctggctggctgggcAACGTGTTGCACTTTCCTCCCCAGCTCGTCCACTGGTTGCATGCGATGATGTCGCCAAACAGCACCGCCGACGTAAGCGGTGCCGTCCAAGGTCGCCTATGCCGCCACCAGGCAGGCGGCTCTCCTCTAAATTTAGAATCATTTAAGCGTAACGCTAACGCACTTGAGGGAGCGACTCTATCGCCAAGACATGCCAAGTTATTATGCCCTTCAAAAGGGggtatcagcagcagcagcagctattGAGTTAGGCTATCTGTTTGTGTGTATCTGCTGCTATGAAGACTGTTTTGAGTAACTCGAAAACTTATTCTCCGAAACCAAAAATCAGTATTTGCCATAAATCTTACAAGAGGCAGCcctttttaaaaaaaataaattaaactGGCTCAGTTCTAGTTGTGGAGAAAAGTATCTGGCCTAAACTGGGCAGAGTATTCCCTTTTAGCTGGAGGCAATGCAGAATTATAGGTCGCAATTATAGATCTTCAACATATCTGCCTccctttttatttatttgccaaCTATTCTCTTAACTACAACAGACTTTAACAAATGTCTCTTTAAAGACATCCTAAGCATATCTAAATACGAGCTTCATTGGTACAACGATTTGTAAATTTGAAGATGTCATTAGAGCGTATAGAGATATCATTTACTAGAGTATTTGCATCTTCGACCTCGATAGATAGCCCTTCTTTCTTGTTAACAAGctacgctctctctctctctcttgttcgGAATTGGCTAGAGAAATGTGTGATTTCTGTCCACCCATTCTCTCCATAATCTATCATCTAGAGGACTGGCTCCCTGCTCTCTCCTGATCTTTGGCACCTCTATTCTAATGAATGAGCCAAACCGCTTCAGAAACTGGCACACATTGCGTATGCGTTATGTCCCGGCTAAACTTTTTCTGTGCTCTGGTGTGCTCGTTGATAATTTTTGCTTGTTTTGAAAATAAATTCTCATGACACAATTGCAGAAACGTTGTGTccgaaccgaaccgagccGCAGCGAGTTCATTGTACGGTTTAATTATGCGAATCAAGTAGAATAGAATTGCAGGAACGGAAATTGTAGATCGTAATTGATTTCCTTTGGGGCCATTTCCATATTTTCAGTGCATTTTAATGCTGAGCTTTCTTCGGAgagcccacacacacacggagaCTTTTCGTCGATGACCTTGACTGGCCAGATATTGAATTATTTATGTACAAACCTATAAATATAGTTCAGGGATAGcgcatatatacatatacatacgaCATACACACTCGGGCAGAGCAGCTGGCCTTTCTTCATATTGACGATTAGTCGTAGTTCCAAAACTAAAAACTGAAAAGAAAATCAACCCACAGCCACGACGACAACACGCGACAGAAAAtgagaaaacgaaaacgagaaCGAGAACAAGAACGAAGACGAAACAAAACGAATAGAATAGGCATAGGACAAAGCAGAACCGAATTAAAATCAAACAAGCacaatacgagtatataccTAGTATCTAGTATAACATATAGGTATACGTAAGGGAGATACAGATGTAGATATAAATGGACTGACGGACGGATGGATTGGACACAATCACAGCGAAAGTAAAACAAAAGTTAAGGCACTCAGTGGCCCACTCAGAACTCATAAATAATGAAAGTACACGAGTACAAATGAACCAGAGGCGAAATGAGTTTGTGTTCCTGGTCCACATGGAACTGTTTAGAATGGGATGCTAAACAATCGACGATGCACccgggcagcggcagcggcaacatcAACGGCAACATGTTGTGTTGCCACAGCAGATCTGCTGTTCTTTATGAATGAAGAACACCACAGACGAGGCACAAGAACAGTGGGAGGGGGTGGGAGGAGCGGAGGGGATAGTGGAGTGTGTGGAGGCATTTTACCAATCACTGGTGCCATACAGGTCAGGAATCGGGTCAGTGCTGTGCCCGTGCTGGCAATGGCCCTATTCGGACTGGGTGTTGTCCGTGCTGCTCGTCCTGCAATTAGGTCAAAGTTTGTTTTAGAATTCCCCATCGAATGTACGAGTgggtgacggtgacggtgacggcTGCTCATGTGATGTACGGGATGTGCTACGATGTGGGATGCTAATTGGAAATCAATCATACTTCCATTAGCCGGGCTTACTGATACCCTACCCAGTGACCGACCGACCAGCTTTTTGTGGCTGTCTCTCTGCCAATTACCAGCCAATTTTCACCCACTCTGAATCATCAGTTTTCTTGGCCATGCTAATCAATCGGTGAAATGTTTCGTTCAAGAGATCTCTGGATGCTATTTAGTGGCATTTTGGGTCGAATCTTTTAGCACATTTGAAAGAGCTTAGAACAGGAATGAATGATTCAGAAGCTTTGAGACTTCGATTAGCTGCAGTATGAAATTAAAGTCTCGACAGCTTATAGATTTATGATTGTAATATTATAATCATAAATGTGACTGCTGGCAATAGCAAATGACTTCACCACTCAATGATGGAGCCATAATTAAATTGGAATGCAATCAAGAATGAAAAAGATAACCTTCGATATCTTTTGAAGTCCTATTGGAGATCATTTTGTACTTTGCTCTGGGCCAAGTGTATTTGTCTAGCCACTTAGAGGCTTTCCCCACCCACTAAATAATTATAGTCTTTCCCATAAGTCCTCGTAGCCTCAGTGTTTATGCAACAAGTCTCGTTTATCGGCGGCACTGCCAGTCAGTCAAATAGCTAGATAAGTCTGTCCCCCAATTGCTGCGATAAGATAGCGAAACCATATGTTTAGGGCCCCCATCATATGACGCTCGAGGCGGGACTACGTGCTGCTGTTCAGTGTGCAGCGTCCCGCTTCTGCACTGGCCGATACCAGTACTGCACGGGGACTTTGGCCTGGCCTTAGTCAGATTTATAGACAGCTGTTTTAATCGCGCTTGTGTGCAAATGTTTCTCCACAAGTGGCTCCGCGATAAGCTCCCCTAAGAAGTCCACAGCCCAGCTGCAAATGGGAATGGAAA contains:
- the LOC108152501 gene encoding uncharacterized protein LOC108152501 isoform X7 gives rise to the protein MEIEKPKSKSQQPQKMEPTDSKRSKKGRKSRPVQAPIEQELPQEQAQAQAQEQQQHHHPWDEGRAARTTPSPNRAIASTGTALTRFLTCMAPVIVSLPGSAPGSGAEQPTILLINGIADDSQLQDRQSKAAALRLALESNNHHSEANSSLGSHPVLSVPTTPGGSHLLDFESHLIENVVGQGSGVGIRELTPFEQELQQGTSKVGTDDAASVIEVEPAGAKTKQAIQTLAPPHQIAEVDETATPSEAVRRTAEQLVDEIEQALQQIPKVDETAPPSELVRRTAEQLVDEIERELIETLSKDVDEAKTEHDSQVKRDRDELSSLSQQVEVQLNELTSILKNKPQAEIVLELPEPEEEPRPLRHAANELKLVEVPTPKTEAEEQQRKEFIDSLPQIEQNAAGETETDAQRLSADCKREYYQSLKKYLLHSSQDKPPIPLQTYRWEDLRRARERGGYPWTHLYKRPLGPDEQPEIVLLLRKSQELRFKSESPKSLKKVRYDEQVLVKETERYIQDLSEDEALAHTSEDSSEESDSEAESESERETHNEDALSECISCVSDSVLAVGGHNKPRKTSRLAHIRDIIRRRRSGRTHEDAQSLPGTSANPSRQNSLHELAPPPGSLIPNTEKPPKSSKPKAKQSFDIMKKLKSLAERQKKRLNIKRITLKKDEKIVLGEQQKIMKLKASPKSDRGEIPHFIEKQDSDDILELVEYDESPCRKRNKEELEQEQREDMPSTSAAAGSVPQPDEIIELPVAKTETDAPALEVTEPQEEKIEDGTTADGDGTESPPKKTPRLRREHVYEEIGHQTPELVDQQSIIELDALKKSLTRQDHMAIDDIEAAKAVPLDRMGSSEEEQVASAVAGSGKSGALLAPLSSIDSTSSDEERARLAQLSPVAEESDIEPMEVADLRPALKKEASPAPSDKKVTFSHVEDEAEPHREDIELPEAVLEAAANAAKWKSERESNLFALLMKLLLTLLPGGGQRRRFRNRNRNRDRGTTKHTNAPAPQYYQDYHYHYTDHTTTNPIPVAGPIRKHRSSWWRGPSRWTLCCCCSGGDTNKFW